Proteins from one Rhinolophus ferrumequinum isolate MPI-CBG mRhiFer1 chromosome 15 unlocalized genomic scaffold, mRhiFer1_v1.p scaffold_54_arrow_ctg1_1, whole genome shotgun sequence genomic window:
- the MRPL28 gene encoding 39S ribosomal protein L28, mitochondrial isoform X2: MPLHKFPVGVWKQLRLREGICSRLPQSYLRSLEEERTPTPVHYRPHGAKFKINPKNGQRERVEDVPIPLHYPAESQRGLWGGEGWILGHRYIDNDKLSKRVKKVWKPQLFQRELYSEILDTKFSVTVTMRTLDLIDEAYGFDFYILKTPKEDLCSKFGMDLKRGMLLRLARRDPQLHPDDPERRAAIYDKYKEFVIKEEEAEWVGLTLDEAMEKQRLLEEKDPVPLFKVYVKELIERLQQQALSEPVVVQRRASGK; encoded by the exons ATGCCCCTGCACAAGTTCCCGGTGGGTGTGTGGAAGCAGCTCCGGCTGCGGGAGGGCATCTGCTCCCGCCTGCCCCAGTCCTACCTGCGCTCCCTGGAGGAGGAGCGGACGCCCACCCCCGTGCACTACAGGCCGCACGGGGCCAAGTTCAAAATCAACCCCAAGAACGGGCAGCGGGAGCGCGTGGAGGACGTGCCCATCCCGCTTCACTACCCCGCGGAGTCCCAGCGCGGGCTCTGGGGCGGCGAGGGCTGGATCCTGGGCCACCGATATATCGACAACGACAAG CTCTCGAAGAGGGTGAAGAAGGTGTGGAAGCCACAGCTGTTTCAGCGTGAGCTCTACAGTGAGATCCTGGACACGAAGTTCTCTGTGACCGTGACCATGCGCACCCTGGACCTCATCGACGAGGCCTATGGGTTCGACTTCTACATCCTGAAG ACCCCGAAGGAGGACCTGTGCTCCAAGTTCGGGATGGACTTGAAGCGAGGCATGCTGCTGCGGCTTGCCCGACGAGACCCTCAGCTGCACCCCGACGACCCCGAGAGGAGGGCAGCCATCTATGACAAGTACAAG GAGTTTGTCATCAAGGAGGAAGAAGCCGAGTGGGTCGGCCTGACGCTGGACGAGGCTATGGAGAAGCAGAGGCTTCTGGAGGAGAAG GACCCTGTTCCTCTGTTCAAGGTCTACGTGAAGGAGCTGATTGAGCGGCTTCAACAACAGGCTCTGTCTGAGCCAGTGGTGGTGCAGAGGAGAGCCAGTGGGAAGTGA
- the MRPL28 gene encoding 39S ribosomal protein L28, mitochondrial isoform X1 translates to MDFQLNKIALHTFLLPPAKERTTPPNSLCSSCRLVSTVAPGAEAWLPGDHRLVAMPLHKFPVGVWKQLRLREGICSRLPQSYLRSLEEERTPTPVHYRPHGAKFKINPKNGQRERVEDVPIPLHYPAESQRGLWGGEGWILGHRYIDNDKLSKRVKKVWKPQLFQRELYSEILDTKFSVTVTMRTLDLIDEAYGFDFYILKTPKEDLCSKFGMDLKRGMLLRLARRDPQLHPDDPERRAAIYDKYKEFVIKEEEAEWVGLTLDEAMEKQRLLEEKDPVPLFKVYVKELIERLQQQALSEPVVVQRRASGK, encoded by the exons ATGGATTTCCAACTGAATAAAATTGCCCTGCACACGTTTTTGCTTCCTCCTGCCAAGGAGAGGACCACACCCCCCAATTCCCTGTGCTCTAGCTGCCGGCTGGTATCTACAGTGGCCCCTGGGGCTGAGGCCTGGTTGCCTGGAGACCACAG GCTCGTCGCGATGCCCCTGCACAAGTTCCCGGTGGGTGTGTGGAAGCAGCTCCGGCTGCGGGAGGGCATCTGCTCCCGCCTGCCCCAGTCCTACCTGCGCTCCCTGGAGGAGGAGCGGACGCCCACCCCCGTGCACTACAGGCCGCACGGGGCCAAGTTCAAAATCAACCCCAAGAACGGGCAGCGGGAGCGCGTGGAGGACGTGCCCATCCCGCTTCACTACCCCGCGGAGTCCCAGCGCGGGCTCTGGGGCGGCGAGGGCTGGATCCTGGGCCACCGATATATCGACAACGACAAG CTCTCGAAGAGGGTGAAGAAGGTGTGGAAGCCACAGCTGTTTCAGCGTGAGCTCTACAGTGAGATCCTGGACACGAAGTTCTCTGTGACCGTGACCATGCGCACCCTGGACCTCATCGACGAGGCCTATGGGTTCGACTTCTACATCCTGAAG ACCCCGAAGGAGGACCTGTGCTCCAAGTTCGGGATGGACTTGAAGCGAGGCATGCTGCTGCGGCTTGCCCGACGAGACCCTCAGCTGCACCCCGACGACCCCGAGAGGAGGGCAGCCATCTATGACAAGTACAAG GAGTTTGTCATCAAGGAGGAAGAAGCCGAGTGGGTCGGCCTGACGCTGGACGAGGCTATGGAGAAGCAGAGGCTTCTGGAGGAGAAG GACCCTGTTCCTCTGTTCAAGGTCTACGTGAAGGAGCTGATTGAGCGGCTTCAACAACAGGCTCTGTCTGAGCCAGTGGTGGTGCAGAGGAGAGCCAGTGGGAAGTGA